In Flammeovirga kamogawensis, the sequence CCAACAATACAGTACTTCTGGGGTTCAATTAAAGGATAGAAATGGAAATTTACTGGCCTATACAGCAGAAGTAGCAGACATTACTAACGCTCAAGAATTTGAAGGTGTAAGAGTATTAAAATGGGCACCAGATCAGCTTTCTGAAAATTTTTGGAGAGCAAATAACGATGTGGCACTTCTTAGATTTGCTGATGTATATTTAATGAAAGCAGAAGCACTTTGGAGAAATGGAGATGCAGCAGGTGCACTTACTATTATTAATGATTTAAGACTTAGAAGAGGAAATACAGTGCTTGCAGCAATTAGTGCAGACGGTCAGGAGATATTAGACGAAAGAGGTTTTGAATTGTATTGGGAAGGTTACAGAAGAACAGATTTAGTTCGTTTTGGTCAATTTACAAATGGAACATGGGCAGGGAAAGAAGTAACTACCGAAGATAGAAATGTATATCCAATACCTTCATCAGTATTAGTATCTAGTGATGGTTTTTCTCAAAACAGTGGCTACTAGAAGTTAGATGTGTGAATTATTTTGGGCAGTGTAGAATGCTGCCCATCTTTTAAATCAAAAACAATTAGTAAGATGAATACTATAAAAAATATACTCTTTACAATCTGTTCAACAGCTCTTATAACTGCCTGTACAACTGAAAATGTAATTTCAGATTTTCCAATTAAAAAAGGTGTGGTAGAGCATGAAGCAGTGCCTGTTGCAAAGTCAAACAATAAGAAAGTGTACATGCACTACATGCCTTGGTTTGAGGCTAAAGGCGATTATTCTTCTGATTGGGGAAGCCATTGGACAATGACTAATAAAAATCCAGATGAATTAATTGACGGGAATGTTCCGGATATTGCATCACATGTGCACCCTTTAATTGGACCTTACGATTCTCGTGATCCAGACGTTATTAATTATCACTTGTTATTGATGAAATATGCTGGTATTGATGGTCTATTAATCAACTGGTATGGTACAGAAGGAACAAACCAAGATATTGATTCTCTTTTACAGAATTCGAACGCAATTATTGAAGAGTTAGATGATGTTGGCTTAAACTTCTCTGTAGTAATGGAAGATCGTTTTGCTAACGAAGTAACACCTTTTGATGATATCACTGCTAATATTAAATATTTAAGTGATAATTATTATGGTAGAGATGAATACATCAGAATTGATGGAAAACCTCTAACATTAATATTTGGACCTTTCCAAGAAGGTGATGCAAATTGGGAACAAGCTTTGGCTATTTCTCCAGAGGAAGAACATTTTATTCCTCTTCAGAATAATACTAAAATTAATACTGTTGCAGATGGAGATTTTGCATGGCCTGGTTCGGGAGATATTAGTGACATAGAAAACTACTATAAGAATGCAGATCCAAATAAAATTTCTGTAGGTGGTGCTTTCCCTGGTTTTAAAGATTTTTATGAGGAAGGTGGTTATGGTGAAGTAATTGTTGGCGGATGGGAATATCCATTAGGAGCAGACCAAATGAAAACAACTTTAGACTTTGCAGTACAATACGAAAGCAAAATAGATTTCTTACAATTGATTACATGGAATGACTTTGGGGAAGGAACAACAATAGAACCTACAATAGAATACCAATTTGACTTCTTAATAGAAGTACAAAAATATACAGGCGTTAGTTACACAGTTACAGAACTTGAAATGGTTTACAATTGGTTTAACCTTAAAAATGATCCTCGATACCAAGCAGAGAGGTCATTTAGAGATAAGGTAGATCAGATTTACTTTAACCTTGTATCTACCAGAGTATCAGAAGCCAATGATTTATTTATAGAACTTCAATAAACTTAATTTAAAAACATGTCAATTAGAAAGTTAATTACAACATTGATATTAGGAAGTACACTTTCTTCATGTCAATTATTCGATAGTTATAAAGAAACAGATGTAGTGCTCTCATCACCGGGTAATCATTTAGAATTAACGTTTAAAATGATAGATGGAGCACCAAAATACGAAGTTACATTCGATAACGAGCCAATTATCTCAACTTCTGATTTAGGTTTTGTATTGAAAGACCAACCTAATTTATTAGACAATTTTGAGGTTGTAGATATTAAAGAAAAATCTATTGATGAAAAATGGGAAACGATATGGGGGCAAAGTAAAGAGGTTGATAATAACTATAATGAGTTAACTGTTTTTCTTAAAGAGAAATCTAAAAAGCCAAGAGAAATGCAACTTATTTTTAGAGCTTTTGATGATGGATTAGGTTTTAGATATTTTATTCCTACTCAAGAAAATATTTCTAAAATAGAAATCATGTCGGAAGAAACGACATTCAATTTAGTAGACAATTACAAAGTATGGTACCAACCATGTGACACAATTGTTTCTAATTGGGAGCATGGGTTTGATACATATGAACGTCTTTATGAAAAAGCACAAGTTACAGAGGTTAAAACGTTAATGCATACACCTGCTACTTTTGAAACAAAAAGCGGAGATTATGTGAGTATTCACGAAGCAAACCTTACAGATTACTCTACCATGACGTTGGATAGAGGTACTAAAGGTACATCATTTGAATCTTACTTAGTTCCATGGCCTGACGGTGTGAAAGTAAAAAGAACTACACCAATGTACACACCTTGGAGAACTGTTCAAGTAGGGCACAACCCTGGTGATCTTGTAGAATCAAATATCATTTTAAATTTAAATGAACCAAATAAAATAGAAGATGTCTCTTTTATAAAACCTATGAAATATTTAGGAGTTTGGTGGGAAATGCACATGAATAAATCTACTTGGGAACAAGGTCCAAACCATGGAGCAAATACAGAAAATACAAAAAAATATATCGATTTTGCGGCATCAAATGGTCTTGGAGGAGTATTAGTAGAAGGTTGGAACAAAGGATGGGAAGACTGGATTACAAACCCTAATTTCAATTTTGTAGAGCCTTATTCTGATTACGATTTAAAATATTTAGCAAGTTATGCCAAAGAAAAGGGAGTAGAATTAATAGGTCATCATGAAACAAGTGGTGATATTTTAACCTACGAAAATCAGATGGATGATGCTTTTGATCTTCTTGAAAAGAATGAAATGAACGCATTAAAAACAGGTTATGTAGGCAAAATTAGAGCAGAAGAAGAAGGTCAACATCACCATGGTCAGTATATGGTGAACCATTACAGAAAGGTATTAGAAACGGCAGCTAAACATAAAGTTTGTGTTGTAGCACATGAACCAATAAAGCCAACGGGAATTCGTAGAACCTATCCAAATATGTTAAGTAGAGAAGCTATGCGTGGTATGGAATATAATGCTTGGAGTGATGGAAACCCAGCAAGTCATACTACAATTCTACCATTTACTATGGGTTTAGGTGGTCCGTTAGATTATACGCCAGGTATTTTTCAGACAAATTTTGACAAATACAGAAAAGGAAATTCTACTCATACTACAGTGGCAAATCAGTTGGCTTTATATGTAGTATTGTATAGTCCTGTGCAGATGGCAGCCGATTTACCAGAACATTACGAAGGAAACCCAGCGTTTCAGTTTATTAGAGAAGTTCCAACAGATTGGGAAGAGTCTAAGGTGTTAACTGCAGATATTGGAGAGTACGTGGCGGTGGCTAGAAAAGATAGAAAAAGCAACGATTGGTATATAGGAGCAATTACAAACGAAGAGAAAAGAGCATTAGAAATTCCTATCGATTTCTTAGAAGATGGGAAAGAATATATTGCAGAAATCTATGCAGATGGAACAAATGCAAGCTATAAAGTAAATGCTACTGATGTGGACATTAAAAAAGTAAAAATTAGAAACGGAGAACACCTTTCTATGCATTTAGCAGAGGGAGGCGGACAAGCAATACGAATACATGAAGCAACTACTGGAAAATATGTATCTATGACTGAATAATTAATTATAATATTTGAGCTGATCAAAGGCCTCCTTCTTAAGGGGGCTTTTTTTTGTTGGTTACGATTTTATAAGGGAAGATCAAGATTAGATAAGAAGTTTCAGGCTACTATCTATAAAACAGTATTTGATATCCAAACTTAAATTGAAGGTTATGAAATACAATGTATTCATTCCGTTAGTAACTGATCATAATTTAAATCAAAGTACCTCTATTGATTACTAATTTATTGTTTTTTGAGGGTGAAAAATAGGACAAATGTCGATTTATTACCCTCAAAACACTACTAATCTCAAGAAAGCTCTTTTCCTTCTACTTTATCTTAAAAACCTTATTGAGATAGCAGAAATGGCTGTTTTTCATCAAATGTAAGGAGAGTAAAATAGGTGTAGTCTTAAAATTACCCCTTAGAGTGTCTTATTTACACCTAATAAAATGAGGGATCCCGTAAAATTGTAATACCCTAATCAAGCAAATCGCGAAGTTTGAAGAGGGTAAACAAATGAATGAATCATTTACTAGTATGAAATAATAAAGCAATCTATTTATCCAACTATTGTAAGCATTACTGGCCTTACAAAAACTAATAAAATTACTTTTTACGTTGATGGGCAACCATCATTAGATTTATATTTTATGAAGAAGATATTACAAAAGATAGTATTCTTAGCGGTATTAATTACTCCGTGTTTTGTTTTCGGACAAGAAGAAACAATTGATCAAACCATGTACATTGATTTTGGTCCAAATGATGAGACGAATGGAGATGAAACCTCAGGTGAAGATACAAATGGTAATTATTGGACCAATGTAACGAACGCACTTTCTAGTGGAGATCCAATTACTATTCTAAATGCATTAAATGAAGATACGGGAATTAGTTTACAACTTGAGACTACATTTGGGAAAAATGGTAAAAACCATGGTGGATTAAAAACGCCAGAAGAAGCTAAACTAGCAGAATTAGCAATTGCTACTGCTACTCAAGATTATTTCTTTACAAGTGGTACTTGTGGTATTAGATTATCTGGGTTTGATAAAGATAAGCAATACAGATTTACAGCATTTGGTAGCCGTGGAGATGGAGTTCCAGATCGTTTTACGGAGTATAAATTTGCTGGTTTAAATACAGAAAAAGGAGAGTTACAAACATCATTTTCTTTTAAAGGAAACACAGAAAATGTTTACACTACGGGATATATTTTTCCGGATGCAGAAGGTGAAATATATTTTACAGTTACTAAGGTGAGTGGGTTGGCCTACTTGAATGCATTAAAAGTTGAAGAGATTACTTCGGATGCAGAGTTTAATGCTGTTACAGCAATGATAATTAATCCGGTAGATCTAACTTCTCCATTGATATCAAGACAAATACCGTATACTATTGAGCCTGCAAACGCAACTGTTAATACTATTGAGTGGGTTGTAGACGATGAAACAATTGCAACAATTGATGCTGACGGAGTTGTTCATCCTAGAACAAATGGAACAATTACTGTAACAGCAACAAGTAATGACATTGGAGCAGGTTTATCAGAAGAGTTTGAAATTATTATTGCTAATCAACCAGAAAATTTATATCTGGCAGGTAGCGCTTTAGACGATGATGAAGATAGATTATTTAACTATAGTCCAGATGTAGATAACTTCTTTAGTAATATCTTTTATGCTTATGTTCCTTTAAAAGCAGGTGAGTCTTTCATGCTTTATAATATCAACGAAAACCAAGAGCAAGTAGCTTATGGAGTTGATGAAGAAGGTACATTAGTACAAGATGGTAACCCAATTTCAATTTCAGAAACAGCACCTTACAGAGTGAAAGTTGACTTCAATAATCAGAAAATTGAAGTAGAAAAAATTACAAACTGGAAACTAGTTGGTACACAAACACCAGGTTCTTGGGCTAGTAACGATGGCCCTGAAATTGAGTACAAAGGAGGAAGTATTTGGCAATCTACAGTAACATTAAAACGTGATGAAAACGAGACGTACGATGCAATGTTATTAAGAATGAATGACAATTATTTAATGGGTTCTTTATGGAGTGATTTTTCTGAATTAAGCTATAAAGCCGATGAAGATATATTTGGTGGAATTCGTAATTTTCCACTGCCTGACGGTGAGTATATTTTTACACTAGATTTAGAAAACTATACTTACTTAGTAGAAGCTCCTTCAGTAGATGATATGGGTATTGTTTTTTGTGGTTCTTCTGTATGTGGAGGCTTTGGTGCATTAGAAGCTGCAGATGGTTCGTACACTGGATATGCTTATAATTATACAGCTTTGTTAGAAGATAGAGCTACCAATGGAATTGGCAAAAATTGGAATGTGAAAAATGTTTCGATTGGCGGTGATAATACAATTAAAGTAAATAACCGATGGGATTTAGATGTTGCTTCTGCAGGATCAAAATATTTAGTTATTGGTTTATCAATGGGTAATGAAGGCATAATGAGTGGTGGTCAAGTAGTTTTTGATCAATTTAAAGATAATCTTATTGGTTTAATTCAAAAAGCTAGAGACGAAGGAATGATCCCTGTAATTATGAGTAATTACGCCAATGGACGTTACGATGAAACGGATTATGCTTTTGTAAAAGAGATGAACTTATTGATTCATCAGTGGGATGTTCCTTCTATGAACTTATTGGGAGCGTTAGATAACGGAATGGGTCAATTTATCAATAATGACGAAGATGAAGAAAAGGATTACGAAAGAGATCCTGCACATCCAAATCAAAAAGGACACGATGAATTTTTGTATGCAATGGTACCATCTTTATTTGATGCCTTATACAACGAGAAACCGTTACCAACTAGAATGATGAATACATCATTAGCAATGCATGATTTATCACAATTAAATAACTTGAATTTTACACCTGACGGTACTGTTCATTCTTTTACAAATAGTGTATATTTTAAAACAGATAGTGAAGGAAGTTTGGTGACATTTACTCAAGGTGAATTAACAGGTACTTTGGCTGTAAATGCAGACGGTTATATTGTTTATACATCACCTACAGGAGATCAATTAGTAGGGCCAACAGTTGTAAAAGATGATGCATGGCACCTTCTAACACTAACACATTATTATGCTACAGAAGCAACTTATTTATATGTTGATAAAGAGATTCAAGGTGCAGTTTCTGAGCAATTAATACCAGAAATGTTCCAGTTGAATAATAATTCTGCAGCAACTAGCCTTAGTTTTAAAGAATGGTTCTTCTATCGTGCAGGTATGAACAAAGACGAAATTGATGCAATTGCTGATGGTATGATGTTAAAATCTTCTTTAGAACTATATGCTCCTTTAAATAGCGATGTAACATCTGAGGAACATGTCATGAACTATGCTCAAAGTACAGTAGAAATTGATATTGATGCAGAAAAAGCAGCACAAACAATTGATTTTGGTACGATAAATAATATGACTTATGGAGATGCAGTGTATACATTATCTGCTACAAGTTCTCAGGGTTTACCAATAACTTATGCCACTTCAAATGAAAACGTAGCAACTATTGACGGGCAAACTCTTACAATTGTAGGTGCAGGTGATGTAACGATCACTGCAATGCAAGAGGGAGCTAATTATGTTGCTGAAGCAATAAATGTAAATCAAGTACTTACAATTGATAAGGCAGTACTTAATGTAAGTACAGTTAGTCTAACTAGTACTTACGGAGAGGCAATTCCAACTTTTTCAATTACCTATACAGGGTTTGTAAATAATGAATCAGCCGCTGATTTAACTGCAATGGCAACAGCATCAACGGTGGCTACTAGTAGTGCAGATGCTGGGGAATATGAAGTTACATTATCTGGAGCAACTGCAGATAATTATACTTTTAATTATACTCCAAGTACGCTTACAATTAATAAAGCGGCTCAAGAAATCACATTATTTGAATTACCTGAAAGCATTGCACTTTCAACTGAATCATTTATTTTAATTTCAATATCTTCTTCTTCATTAGATGTGACGTATTCATCATCAGACGAATCTATCGTGTCAATTGATGGTGCAACAGCTACTTTATTAAAAGCAGGTAAGGTTGAAATTACAGCTAAGCAAGTAGGAAATAAAAATTACGAAGCAGCATCAGAAGTAACGCAATCTATTACAGTTACTTCATCATCAGATGAAGAACCTATCGATGAAGAACCAACAGCCTTAGAAGATGATTTATTAAAAGTGAATATTTATCCTAATCCAACGGCTAACTTTTTTACTTTAGATAAAGATGTAGTTTCAATTCAGGTATATAATTTAAATGGGGTACTAGTAAAATCTTTTGATGGGGTAAAAGAACAACAATATGATATATCTTCTTTACCAAGAAGTACTTATGCTTTATTAATTCAGACGCTAGAAGGTGTGCAAACACAAAAGTTACTGATTAAATAAGTAAAAGTTTATTACTAAAACTGTGGACTAGACAAACACATAATAATAGTGTAAATCATAGGTGTTAATTATTTATACACTTGTGGTTTACCACTTAAAATGAAATAGGATTAACCGACAAGAATAAAGGCAATAACCGTAAAAGTTATTGCCTTTATTTTTTATATGTAAATACACTCCTAAAAGTGCTGAGATTCATTTTTGTGTTTGATAGACATAAATGGGATACATAGTAAAATAAGCATTGATAAGATACCTAAATAACTACCGTAATTACTTGTTAAATAAAGGTTTGAGTAATCAATAATACTCATTTGACCAATAATAATAATGGATGCGGCAATTAGTAATCCGTATTTAAATTTTTGCATGATTCAGGGTTGTTATTGATTTATGTAAAATTACTTTTTTAAGCATCTATAATCAATTTAAATTACCCACTTTTAGTGCGTTACCCTAACCATTCTTTAAACGTTTTTACTTTTTCTCTTCCAACAACAATGTCTTTATTTATATCAATTGGTAATTCTACAATTAATCGGCTATTGGTATATTTATTAATCTTCACAATTGATGTTCTATGAACAATAAAACTTCTTCCAGTTCTAAAAAACTCATTTGGGTCAAGAATATCTGTAAGTTCTTCCATTTTAAAATCTACAATATATCTTCGGCCCTCATTTGTATATACAAAAGTATGTCGTCCCTCTGCGCCAAAAAGAGTAATATTTTCTGTTTCGATACTCTTGATTACTTCACCAACTCTAATCATAAATCTTTTTTTATATTTTTGATTGTAAGTAGCTAATAGAGCATCAATTTGTCCACTTTTTGTGTCATTTGATCCGTTTCTTATAGTTTGTAATTTCTGGATTGCTTTAGTAAGTGCATCGGCATCAACAGGTTTTAAGAGATAATCAATACTATTAGCTTTGAAAGCATCGAGAGCATATTCATCATATGCAGTTGTGAAGATAATTGGTTTTGAAACCTCAATACCTTCTAAAATATCAAAAGCAATTCCATCTGTAAGATGAATATCCATAAAGATTAAATCAATGGTCTCTTGATTTTCTTTTAACCATACTATTGCCTTATCAACACTATCAATAATCTTAACAATTTCTATATCAAAAGGCGTTTTATTGATCTGCCTTTGTAATTTTGCCTGTGCAGGTTTTTCATCTTCAATAATAATTACTTTCATGGTTTCTAAGAGGTTGTTCGTTTAAAAATGGATTGGTCTTGAGTGGTAATTTCTGCTTTTTTATCACTTTTCCAAGCTTTGTTTTCTACTTGAAAAGCAGGTAATTTGATAATGTATTCTTTCCCTTTTTTGATAGATAAAACAGGGATTTTAGTATATAATCTAAAGGTTTCTTCTAAAGAATCCATCACCTCTGGCAGTGCCTTTGGGCGATCCAGTTTAGGGTTAAAACTATGTGCAACAACTAAAAGTGCATCTTCTTCAATTGTTATAGAAATGTCTAAAGGTTGTAAATTAGAAGCAATATTATCATTGGCAATTGCAACTATTAAACGTGTGAGTAAAACAGGTGGTAATACCAATGAACTGGATAAATCAGAAGGTAATTTATATGAAGCAGATATTCCACCTGAACGTGCATCAGATAACAATTCTACTACAGATTTTACATTTTTAATAGCATCTTCTACAGATACAAATTCTTCTTTTCTATTATTAATTGTATTGCGATATACTTTGGCTAATTTTTCAGCATACTCTTCCGCCTTGTCAGCATCTTTATATGCTAAACCAATTAGGGTTTCTAAAGTTTCATATAGGAGAGGTAAATTAGCATCTTCAGCAAATAAACGCATTTCTTTACTTATATAAGCAGTACGCTTTTTCTCCTCTTCTCTAATGGATTTGTTTTTTAACTCTATGAGCCTGTTTCCCCACCAAGCACATTCAAATAAGAGGGTCTGAAAGATGAATAAGCCTTGAAATACATACATTTCTGTGGTGAAATTTTCAAAACGAGTATACCCAATTAAGTAATAAAAATAAACACTAAGTACAGTACCAATACTTAAAATACTACTTAATAATACACCTAGACTATGGTAGGCAATTTGTTCATAAATATTAGAAAGTATTGCTATTTTTTTTCCTATAAAAGAAGCACTCCAAAGTACAGAGAAGTTCCAGAAATATGAGATAATGATACAAACAACCCATTCTGTTCTAAAATAAGATTCTTCTAATTCTCCTATTCTATTAAATGCCATAAGTAATAGAAAATAGGTAATACTACCAGACAGAATAGGGTAGAATATTTTATAATAGACCGAAGACTTTTTACCAAAATGCTGTAACATAATGTTCTTTGTTAGGAGAGTAAAGGTAATTGTACACTGTAAGATAAATCATTCTGATTAATCTGAATATTTTTTTGGCCCATTAAGAAGTACCTGTCCTTGATATTCTCTAACCCTACTTTTGTGGATGCCCGTTTTCTCGGGGTTTGTGTCTTATTGTTTTTAACATCGATAGAATGTTGTTCTTCATTATAAAACACTTTAATTTCTACAGGTTTTTCATCTGATAAAACATTATGTTTTACTGCATTTTCTACTAACATTTGTATAGACAATGGAGGTAAACTACCCATTACATTTTTTAAGTTAGCAGCAAAGCTAATTTGTACACTTTCACCATGTCTTGTATGCAACTGAAAGGCAAAAGCACGGACTAATTCAATTTCGTTTGCCAGCGTTATAAGTGGCTTATTGGCATACTTCATTACATACTGATAAGTTTGAGCTATACTTCTAATGTACTTTTCTGCTTGGCTAGCATCGCTAACAACTAAGTATGCAACAGTATTTAAACTATTAAATAGATAATGAGGACTTAACTGATCTTTCAATGCTTCTAGGCGTAATTCTGATGCCTTTCTTCTTGTTTTTACATAATGCATTTGCTGTAAAGAAAATGCTTGAAACGCAAAGCTTAAATATTCTATTACTAACAGAGCAAACAGAAATACGGAAAACAGTATTATAACTTTGGCTGTGAGATCAAAAACATAAACAGGAGCAATGTAAAAGCTTAATTCATAACGCATTGCTAAAATAAGTGGAATACTTATAATCACACTTCCTAACCCTCTGTAAACTATTTGTTTAACAATTCCATTTGGAGCAAAAATAGTAGCAAATAAACCACCACCAATAATGACAATAGAACTTGCTAAAAAGTAAATTAAGAAAGTGATATAATTAGTAATAAGAGGAGCTACTTCAGCAACTGGAGCATACCAAAAATAACAATATAAACTCCCTCCGAGTAAGCAATAAATAGCGTTTTTAATTAGTCCCATTTTGATAATGCTTTAAGTGCTTTTTCTCTTTCAAAGTCTGAAGAAATCGATTCGGATACTTCTTTATAAAGTGAAATTAAAGATTGATCTTTTGATCTAGCAACATCTTTAGCTACAGCAGTTAAAGCGTTGGCTGTATCAAAACTTGAACTTATTTTTTTACTAGCATTTAAATAAGGAACTAAATAATCAGAAGTAAAAAATGAAGATTCTCTAGAACCTTTTAAGAAGCTACTTAAATCATAACTACTACTTATTGTTGACGCAGCATGATAAAATGTATTGATAACATCTTCATTTTGCATACTTTTTAATGCGATTTCTTTTAAGGCAGCAGATTTTTCAAAACTTGAAGAAATGGATATACAAATCTGTAAATAAAGAATCTGAGAACTACTTTCCCAATTATTCCAGTAGTTAGCACTTTTACTCAATGCACTTCT encodes:
- a CDS encoding histidine kinase, which produces MLQHFGKKSSVYYKIFYPILSGSITYFLLLMAFNRIGELEESYFRTEWVVCIIISYFWNFSVLWSASFIGKKIAILSNIYEQIAYHSLGVLLSSILSIGTVLSVYFYYLIGYTRFENFTTEMYVFQGLFIFQTLLFECAWWGNRLIELKNKSIREEEKKRTAYISKEMRLFAEDANLPLLYETLETLIGLAYKDADKAEEYAEKLAKVYRNTINNRKEEFVSVEDAIKNVKSVVELLSDARSGGISASYKLPSDLSSSLVLPPVLLTRLIVAIANDNIASNLQPLDISITIEEDALLVVAHSFNPKLDRPKALPEVMDSLEETFRLYTKIPVLSIKKGKEYIIKLPAFQVENKAWKSDKKAEITTQDQSIFKRTTS
- a CDS encoding glycoside hydrolase family 97 protein, translating into MSIRKLITTLILGSTLSSCQLFDSYKETDVVLSSPGNHLELTFKMIDGAPKYEVTFDNEPIISTSDLGFVLKDQPNLLDNFEVVDIKEKSIDEKWETIWGQSKEVDNNYNELTVFLKEKSKKPREMQLIFRAFDDGLGFRYFIPTQENISKIEIMSEETTFNLVDNYKVWYQPCDTIVSNWEHGFDTYERLYEKAQVTEVKTLMHTPATFETKSGDYVSIHEANLTDYSTMTLDRGTKGTSFESYLVPWPDGVKVKRTTPMYTPWRTVQVGHNPGDLVESNIILNLNEPNKIEDVSFIKPMKYLGVWWEMHMNKSTWEQGPNHGANTENTKKYIDFAASNGLGGVLVEGWNKGWEDWITNPNFNFVEPYSDYDLKYLASYAKEKGVELIGHHETSGDILTYENQMDDAFDLLEKNEMNALKTGYVGKIRAEEEGQHHHGQYMVNHYRKVLETAAKHKVCVVAHEPIKPTGIRRTYPNMLSREAMRGMEYNAWSDGNPASHTTILPFTMGLGGPLDYTPGIFQTNFDKYRKGNSTHTTVANQLALYVVLYSPVQMAADLPEHYEGNPAFQFIREVPTDWEESKVLTADIGEYVAVARKDRKSNDWYIGAITNEEKRALEIPIDFLEDGKEYIAEIYADGTNASYKVNATDVDIKKVKIRNGEHLSMHLAEGGGQAIRIHEATTGKYVSMTE
- a CDS encoding sensor histidine kinase — translated: MGLIKNAIYCLLGGSLYCYFWYAPVAEVAPLITNYITFLIYFLASSIVIIGGGLFATIFAPNGIVKQIVYRGLGSVIISIPLILAMRYELSFYIAPVYVFDLTAKVIILFSVFLFALLVIEYLSFAFQAFSLQQMHYVKTRRKASELRLEALKDQLSPHYLFNSLNTVAYLVVSDASQAEKYIRSIAQTYQYVMKYANKPLITLANEIELVRAFAFQLHTRHGESVQISFAANLKNVMGSLPPLSIQMLVENAVKHNVLSDEKPVEIKVFYNEEQHSIDVKNNKTQTPRKRASTKVGLENIKDRYFLMGQKNIQINQNDLSYSVQLPLLS
- a CDS encoding MBG domain-containing protein translates to MKKILQKIVFLAVLITPCFVFGQEETIDQTMYIDFGPNDETNGDETSGEDTNGNYWTNVTNALSSGDPITILNALNEDTGISLQLETTFGKNGKNHGGLKTPEEAKLAELAIATATQDYFFTSGTCGIRLSGFDKDKQYRFTAFGSRGDGVPDRFTEYKFAGLNTEKGELQTSFSFKGNTENVYTTGYIFPDAEGEIYFTVTKVSGLAYLNALKVEEITSDAEFNAVTAMIINPVDLTSPLISRQIPYTIEPANATVNTIEWVVDDETIATIDADGVVHPRTNGTITVTATSNDIGAGLSEEFEIIIANQPENLYLAGSALDDDEDRLFNYSPDVDNFFSNIFYAYVPLKAGESFMLYNINENQEQVAYGVDEEGTLVQDGNPISISETAPYRVKVDFNNQKIEVEKITNWKLVGTQTPGSWASNDGPEIEYKGGSIWQSTVTLKRDENETYDAMLLRMNDNYLMGSLWSDFSELSYKADEDIFGGIRNFPLPDGEYIFTLDLENYTYLVEAPSVDDMGIVFCGSSVCGGFGALEAADGSYTGYAYNYTALLEDRATNGIGKNWNVKNVSIGGDNTIKVNNRWDLDVASAGSKYLVIGLSMGNEGIMSGGQVVFDQFKDNLIGLIQKARDEGMIPVIMSNYANGRYDETDYAFVKEMNLLIHQWDVPSMNLLGALDNGMGQFINNDEDEEKDYERDPAHPNQKGHDEFLYAMVPSLFDALYNEKPLPTRMMNTSLAMHDLSQLNNLNFTPDGTVHSFTNSVYFKTDSEGSLVTFTQGELTGTLAVNADGYIVYTSPTGDQLVGPTVVKDDAWHLLTLTHYYATEATYLYVDKEIQGAVSEQLIPEMFQLNNNSAATSLSFKEWFFYRAGMNKDEIDAIADGMMLKSSLELYAPLNSDVTSEEHVMNYAQSTVEIDIDAEKAAQTIDFGTINNMTYGDAVYTLSATSSQGLPITYATSNENVATIDGQTLTIVGAGDVTITAMQEGANYVAEAINVNQVLTIDKAVLNVSTVSLTSTYGEAIPTFSITYTGFVNNESAADLTAMATASTVATSSADAGEYEVTLSGATADNYTFNYTPSTLTINKAAQEITLFELPESIALSTESFILISISSSSLDVTYSSSDESIVSIDGATATLLKAGKVEITAKQVGNKNYEAASEVTQSITVTSSSDEEPIDEEPTALEDDLLKVNIYPNPTANFFTLDKDVVSIQVYNLNGVLVKSFDGVKEQQYDISSLPRSTYALLIQTLEGVQTQKLLIK
- a CDS encoding LytR/AlgR family response regulator transcription factor; the encoded protein is MKVIIIEDEKPAQAKLQRQINKTPFDIEIVKIIDSVDKAIVWLKENQETIDLIFMDIHLTDGIAFDILEGIEVSKPIIFTTAYDEYALDAFKANSIDYLLKPVDADALTKAIQKLQTIRNGSNDTKSGQIDALLATYNQKYKKRFMIRVGEVIKSIETENITLFGAEGRHTFVYTNEGRRYIVDFKMEELTDILDPNEFFRTGRSFIVHRTSIVKINKYTNSRLIVELPIDINKDIVVGREKVKTFKEWLG
- a CDS encoding glycoside hydrolase family 71/99 protein produces the protein MNTIKNILFTICSTALITACTTENVISDFPIKKGVVEHEAVPVAKSNNKKVYMHYMPWFEAKGDYSSDWGSHWTMTNKNPDELIDGNVPDIASHVHPLIGPYDSRDPDVINYHLLLMKYAGIDGLLINWYGTEGTNQDIDSLLQNSNAIIEELDDVGLNFSVVMEDRFANEVTPFDDITANIKYLSDNYYGRDEYIRIDGKPLTLIFGPFQEGDANWEQALAISPEEEHFIPLQNNTKINTVADGDFAWPGSGDISDIENYYKNADPNKISVGGAFPGFKDFYEEGGYGEVIVGGWEYPLGADQMKTTLDFAVQYESKIDFLQLITWNDFGEGTTIEPTIEYQFDFLIEVQKYTGVSYTVTELEMVYNWFNLKNDPRYQAERSFRDKVDQIYFNLVSTRVSEANDLFIELQ